A region of the Leptospiraceae bacterium genome:
AAATCAGAAATAAAACAAAATATTTCATTGTGACCTCTTATTCAGGAGTATTATTAAAAAACAAATGTTTTGTAAGCTGTTTTTCCTCAATATTAAAAAAGAAATGAATCAGAGAATACGAGCCGCTCGTATTTGGTGTGTGAGCCGCTCGTATTTGGTGTGTGAGCCGCTCGTATTTGGTGTGTGAGCCGCTCGTATTTGGTGTGTGAGCCGCTCGTATTTGGTGTGTGAGCCACTCGTATTTGCTGTGTGAGCCGCTTGTATTTACTGTGTAATTCTCTGTTGGAATCAAAAAGTAAGTATAAAAGTATATATAAAATCCTTTACATCTCCGTTCAAACAGAAAGCCTGTACGCCATGTTGCGGTATAGTATATATGGAAGCATTCTTCTCCTTTTTATATTCATTCTGTATTTGCTTTTTTCTACAGAAAAAGGTTTAACTATAAAACCCATTCCAGCGGAAAATCGTAGTCTTGACTATGCCAACTTAGCCGAAGAAGCAGCCCTGGATTTACAAAAATACATTCAAATTCAAACTGTTCGCGGACAAGAAAGAGAAGCTGCTCTTTTCCTGAAAGCTATTCTGGAAAAAGAAGGTATCACTGTTCGACTTTTTGAATACCCCAACAAACCGGAACGAGTAAATCTGATAGCAGAAATCAAAGGAACTGAAGAAAAAGGAGGGCTTATTCTATCCAATCACATGGATGTAGTAGAAGCCGTACGTTCTGAATGGTCTTTTGAGCCTTTTGAAGGTTTTCGCCAGGGAGACAGGATCTTTGGTAGGGGAGCTATTGATATGAAGGGACTCGGAATCATGCAATTATATGCTTTTATCCTGGTAAAAAAAATGAATTTACCCCTGAAATATAACCTGATGTTTTTGGCCCTGGCCGACGAAGAAACCCGCTCTCAACACGGAGCCCGCTTTCTATTGAGCGAATATCCGGATCTCTTTAAAGGGTATGAATTCATGCATAATGAAGGAGGAAGTGGAACTAAAGATGTCATCCTAAAAGGAAGTGAAATATTCAATATTCAGTATGCAGAAAAAGGAATCATCTGGTTAGAAGCCTATTCCGAAGGTGAATCCGGTCATGGAAGCACACCTCACCTACAGTATGCAGCAAAAGATATGCTAAACTTTTTAACTGAAATACAGAATGTGGAAACAGAATTTACGATCAGTGATGTAACCGCTTCCTTCTTCTATCAGATGGGAACCATAAGTCCCTTCCCGGCTTCTTTCGTTCTGAAACGAAATCGAAATTTTTTCTTAAAACCTTTACTTGATTCCCAAATTCAAAAAAATCGCCATCTTCAGGCAATGACAAAGAATACCATCAGCATCACCGGAATTAATACATACCCTAAAGGAATCAATGTAATTACTCCCCAGACCAAAGCCATGCTGGATATTCGAATTTTACCGGGAGTAAAACCGGAAGAATATTATAAAAAGCTGGAAAAAATAGCTAAAAAATATAAAATAAGACTTAAGGCATTACACATGGAAGCAGCTACAGTTTCAGCTATTGATTCAAAATTCTTCAAAGTTCTTGCAGAAACAGTCAGCACTGTAGTACCTAAAGTTCTGGTAACACCTTTCATGTCACCGGCCACCACCGATTCCTCATATTTTCGGAATATTGG
Encoded here:
- a CDS encoding M20/M25/M40 family metallo-hydrolase; this encodes MLRYSIYGSILLLFIFILYLLFSTEKGLTIKPIPAENRSLDYANLAEEAALDLQKYIQIQTVRGQEREAALFLKAILEKEGITVRLFEYPNKPERVNLIAEIKGTEEKGGLILSNHMDVVEAVRSEWSFEPFEGFRQGDRIFGRGAIDMKGLGIMQLYAFILVKKMNLPLKYNLMFLALADEETRSQHGARFLLSEYPDLFKGYEFMHNEGGSGTKDVILKGSEIFNIQYAEKGIIWLEAYSEGESGHGSTPHLQYAAKDMLNFLTEIQNVETEFTISDVTASFFYQMGTISPFPASFVLKRNRNFFLKPLLDSQIQKNRHLQAMTKNTISITGINTYPKGINVITPQTKAMLDIRILPGVKPEEYYKKLEKIAKKYKIRLKALHMEAATVSAIDSKFFKVLAETVSTVVPKVLVTPFMSPATTDSSYFRNIGIKCYGLIPALLNDKEIDGIHGKDESIRVEHLKTGIQILFESIVNYNK